CGTCGgtgccgcccgccccgggggcggggcctgggtCGCTATTGGTGGGGCAGCTGTTGTCGCCGCCCACCGACACCCGCGCCCGGAGCCCCGCCGGTACCGGAGTCCGGTCCTGATCCCGTACTGGAGTCCCCCAAACCGGACCGGAGTGCCCGGTACCGGAGCCGGCTGTAAACCGAAGCCCCCCCCAAGCGGGACCTCCCATTTCGGGGTTCCCCCCTCACCAGTACCGTCCCGCCGTTGGTGGGACCCCACACCCCATTACCGGATCGGGCTCGGTCACCAACGTCCCCCCGTTACCAGGTCCAGACTCAGGCAGGTTTGGGGGGAACGGGACATCTAGGGGTATGGGGGACAGTGGGGGGGCACAAGGACattttggggggctttgggggacACTGACACCATGTGGCTCCAGCGCTGGGCTGGTTTGGCACTGTGTTGCTCTGGCACCGTGTGCCTCCATCATCAGGCTGGCTGAGCACCGTGTGGCTCTGGCACCAGGCTGCTCCATCACCGTGTGGCCCAGCACCACACTGGTTCAGCACTGTGTGCCTCTGGCACCGTGTGGGTCCGGTACCAGGCTGGTTCGTCACCGTGTGACTCCGGCGCTGTGTGGCTCTGGCACCAGCACCAGGCTGGTTGAGCACTGTGCAGCTCTAGCACTGGGCTGCTCCAGCACTCTGTGGCCCAGCACAAGACTGGTTCGGCACCATGTGGCCCTGGCACCTGACTGGTTCGGCACTGGGTGCCTCTGGCACCGTGTGGCTCCGGTaccagcctgctccagcatcgCGCTTGACCACGCGGTGCTGGCTCCGGCCTCGCTCACTGTCCTGCTCCTGTTCCCCGCAGCCCCTGGGAGCCCCTCAGAGCCCCAGCAGCTGGCTCAgcttctcctgctccagcccctgccaccccctgccACAATGCCACCGTGACAGCCACcgtggctgggagctgggggtgaCGGGGCGGGCTGGGCGTGATGGCGGAGCTGCTGTGGCACTGGGCGTGCTGCTGGCGGCCCCTCTGCACACCAGGGCCCTTCTCAGGCACAGCTGGTGCACCCACCGGGAGGTCGTCACCCATGACCCCATCGCCCCCCATGGCATCCCCATTGCCCTGCCAGGAACCCCCCActtttggggaggggtgggtccccagtgtcccccagagCCCTCCCGTATCCTGTCCCCGTGTCCTGCCCCTGTCCCCCAGGGTCCCCCTCTGTGTCCCGGGGGTCTCGCCGCTGTCCCGCCCCCGACCTGGGCTGGGGACACGCACACGGGTGGGTTGCCCCGCGGGAACACGCGCGCCTCGCGGCGTCGCCCACGGCCGTAACCCCGCCCACCACCATGGAGCCGGGAGGACCGGAGCGACCAgagcggccccgggccgggcgTAGGGGGACTCTCAACAACACGCATGCGCGGGCACCATCGGAAGGCGGTGCCGCGCCTTTTGATTGACAAAGCGACAGCCAATCGCCGCGGGGAGTGTGGGCGGGCGCAGCCACCTCACCGCAGCCACGCCCCTCCACTGTATGGAGCCCTCCCGGCGCCCCCCCCCGGAGCGCTGACCCCTGACCTCTGACCCCTCTCCCGGGCCTaccacccccgccccggctcATGGAGGCGGCCGGAGCCCCGGTCCCGGCTCCGGCGGGGAAGCGGCGGCGTTTCGCGCTGCGGCAGGAGGAGCCCGCCCACTCCGCGGTACCGGCGGGAGGGGCAGGCCGGGGCCAGGGCCCGCGGGTGACCGGGGGGGGAAGTCACGGGACCCTCCTGTGGGGCCGGCGGGGGCTCGGGGGTATGTGGGAGGCCCCACTGACACCGCTCACCCCCTCCGCCAGGTCCCGTCGCTCTTCAAACCCTCCGCGCCCCCcaccggggacccccccggctcccccccgTCGCCGCCACCGGGCCCCAGCTCCTACGCCGAGTACGTGGTGCAACAAtcggccgccgccggccccggccccgccgaaCCGATCCCGGCCTCCACCAGCGCTGCCCGGGCACaccccgcgcctcccgccggGGCTGGCGGTGGTCCCGCGGGGGGGGCAgcaccgggcgggggggggccccgGGATGCgccgcccccccagccgcccctgCCCGTACTCAAACCGGGagccaagagcagcagcatcGTCGTGAGCCCGCGGCAGGTGAGGGGGAGAAGCGCCGGCAGGGTCGGGGGCCTCCTGGGGGGACTGACCTCTGATACCTGGGGATACGGGGGGACTGATCCCCTATATCTGGGTGCCCAAGGGGACTGTCCCCCAATatttggggacatgggggaccaTCTCCTGGAGCCTGGGGATATGGGGGGGCATTCTCCAATacctggggacacaggggggaCTGTCCCCCAATATCTGAGGGCCTGGGGGGAACATCCCCTGGAGTCTGGGGATGGAAGAGGCTGTCCCCCAATatctggggatggggggaccaTCCCCTCGGGACAGGGGCAACTGTCCCCCAATATCTGGGTGCTCAGAGGAACCGTCTTCTGGAGTCTGGGGACCTGGATTACTGTCCCCCAATAtctggggacaggggggacCATCCCCTGgagcctggggacaggggggacTGTCCCCCAAtacctggggacatgggggggacCATCCCCTGGAGTCTGGGAGTGGGAGGGGACCATCCCCCAATATCTGGGGACCCAGGGGGACCGTCTCCCATAGTCTGGGGGCACGGGAGGGCATGCTCTGGCCCCCTGGGACACGGGAGGGAACAGCTGTGGTGTCCCAGGCCACGGGTAGGGGCCTGTCCCCTGGTGTCCCTGGACAAGGAGGGGGTCCGGGGGAACTGTCCCCACCCTAGGGACCCCTGACCTGccgccctccccacccccagcgcGGCAACCCGGTGCTGAAATTTGTCCGCAATGTCCCTTGGGAGTTTGGTGACGTCGTCCCCGACTATGTGCTGGGTCAGAGCACCTGTGCCCTCTTCCTGAGGTGAGCCGGGGctcctggggatgctggggggtctgggggggttgTCCTCAGTGTCACCTTGTCCCCACTGtcacccccccccagcctgcgcTACCACCATCTCAACCCCAGCTACATCCACGACCGCCTGCGGCACCTGGGCAGGAGCTAcgggctgcagctgctgctgctccaggtcGACGTGGTGAGaggctccctgtcccttctgtcccctccatccctgtcccctcgcCATCCTTGTCCCTCTGTCCCCGTCCCCTCACTGTCCTCATCCTTCTGTCCCTTTGCCATCCCTCTGTCCCCGTCCCCTCGCCGTCCTCATCCCTCTGTTCCCTCCATCCCTGTCCCTTCGCCATCCTTGGCCCTCCGTCCCTTCTGTCCCCCttccatccctgtcccctcgcTGTCCTTGTCCCTCTGTCCCCGTCCCCTTGCTGTCCTCGTCCTTCCGTCCCCTCCGTCCCttccatccctgtcccctcgcCATCCATGAccctctgtccctctgtccctgaCCCCTCGACAGCCTCGTCCCTccgtccctgtcccctcatTCTCCTTGTTCCTCTGTCCCTTTGCTCTCCTTGTCCCTCTGTCCCtgttccctccctctcctcgTCCCTGTCCCCTCACTCTCctgtcccctctgtccccctcgGCTCTGCCCCGCCACAGAAGGACCCGCACCAGGCGCTGAAGGAGCTGGCGAAGGTCTGCATCCTGGCCGACTGCACCCTCCTGGTGGCCTGGAGGTAGGGGCCGCTGTCACCCACGGGGGGCCCTGCTGTCACCCATGGGGGGCCCCCCACCCattccctctgctctccctaGCCCTGAGGAGGCTGGGCGCTACCTGGAGACCTACAAGGCCTACGAGCAGAAGCCGCCCGACCTGCTGAAGGAGCGGGTGGAGCAGGATTTTCTCTCCCGGGTGAGCtacaccccctccccacaccccactTTTCGGGATTTTGGGGACCCCGAAGGTCCCCTGACCCCTTTGATCCCCCCCAGATGACTGACTGCCTGACCAGTGTCAAGTCAGTGAACAAGACGGACGCGCTGAGCCTCCTCACCACCTTCGGGGTGAGTCACCTGTGGGGACGTGCCACCCACACTGGGGGATGGGGatgcagccccccacccctcacccaccccccacccccctccgaCCCTCATCCACCCCCTCCCTGAGCCCCTCACCCTCTCTCTGGTCCCGCAGTCGCTCATGGCCGTGGTCAACGCCTCCAGGGAGGACCTGTCCCTCTGCCCCGGCATTGGGCCCCAGAAGGTGAGCAGTgaggggacaagggggaacaCGCACACGTCCCCTCacgcccccagaccccctcatGCTCACCccttgcccccctccccaggccaaGCGGCTCTTCGATGTCCTTCACGAGCCCTTCCTCAAGGTCCCCAAATGAGTGGCTGCCCCCAAAACCTCCGTTTTTATAATAAATGGTGTTTTTCAGTGACACGGCCTCGGTTGGGGGAGATGAGGACAGGGATGGGAGGGACATACAGGGACACCCCGTTGCACCCGGGGTCACACTGCCCGCTCCTGCTTgtgcttcttcttcttcttgggCACCTCTGGCTCCCCGGGGACCACCTTGACAcctggggggggtcctggcCCGCACTCCCCCCCCTCGCTGGGCACTGCCTTCTCCGGGGTCAACACCTCAGGTGCCTCTGGCGCCTCcttcatcttctttttcttcttcctcctggctGGCGGTGGTGGGTCAGGTGCGGGGATGGTGACTGGGAGGCCGGGTGGGGGTCCGAAGTTCTCGGTGATGGTGAGGCAGCCACGGAGCGGGGGGGCGCAGGCCAGGGGGGCAGCGGGGGAGTCGGGGGCCAGGAGAAGGGCACTGCCggccccccccaggaccccccgcAGCCTGTAGAGCCGCTTGTTGCCGTCACCGTCGCCCTGGAGCTGCCCGCAGCCATCCAGCGGcaccctgcagccctccaggcTATGCGGATGGGGCGGTGAGAAGGGGTGACatggcagctgccagctccccGAGCCCACCCTGATGTCACCAGCTGagccctgccacccccccacgcCCACCCCAATGACACTGTGACCCCCCCCCAACCCGAGTTGTCACTGCTTCTCCCCACTGGTGCTGTCACCTGTGACCCCCCCCTTGATGGCACAGCCCTGTCACCCCCTGCCCAACAGCACTGCTGACCCCCTCCCACCCTCACTGCCACTTTCTCTCCCCCCTGGGTGGCACTGCCATCCCCCTGTGCCCCACCCCCCTCGGATGTCACCACCCCCCCAGGCTGACCTCTCGGGGTGGAAGTCGGTGGGGGCTCGGATGAGCCAGAGCTCcgtgctgggaccccccagggCCGCCCCACAAAGGccgggagggggggagggggtcaCCACCTCGAACTCGGGGGGACACCGGAACTGCActggccctggggacagccgGGTcatgggctggggggggctgtgagccccgtgtcccccccgtgcccccccattTGCCTCCTGACCCACCCCAACTCCTCTGACCCCATGTGACACCCCCATATTCCCCTGTGCCCCTGTGTCCCCCGTTTCTCCCCATGTCCTCTCCAGCGCCCCACATAtgacccccccatccccctctGTGTCCCCATCCACCATGTCACCCCCATaccccgtgtcccccatgtcACCCTGTCACTCCTGAGTCCTCCCGTGTCCATGTCCCCCGGTGTGACCCTTAATgtcccccgtgccccccccacGTCACCCCATACCCCTCTATGTACCCCCGTCCCCCATGTGACCCCCCCGTATCCCCATGTCACTCCATACCCCTCTGTCCCCCCATGTGACCCCTCCGTGTCTCCCCAAGTGACCCCCTCGTGTCGCCCATGTCACCCCATACCCCTCTGTCCCCCCATGTCCGATGTGATCCCGCCGTGTCCCTCCATATCACGCCCTCATGTCCCCTATGTGCTCTCTAgtcccccgcccccccatgtccccccatgtccccccatgtccccccatgtccccctgctCACCCTCCATGCCGCCGCGTGCGCCGCGtgcccccgccccagccccgcccctaGCCCCGCCCAGGGCGTGCTCACCCAGCCGCTCAGCGCGGGGGCACCCCCTATCCCCACCGGGCAGTTGGTACGATCCGGCGGCGGGAAGCGCGAGGGGGCGGGTCCTAAAGCGAGACCCCGCCCTCTCCCCGCCCCCAAGCGGGCGTGGCCGAAACGCGGTCTGCCGGCGGCGGCGTTTAAAGGTGCAAAGACCCTCACCACGACCGGGGGGTttcgggggggccggggggttCTCGGGGCACCCGGGTGTCGGGTAtacggggggcggggggtgcgggCAAACCCGGGCTGCGGCTCCCGGCGTGCACCGGGGCCGGCCCGACCGAccggacgggacgggacgggggcGGGCCTGGGAGGCGCCGGCGCGGCAGGtaccgggggcggggggagtcCCGGGACTCCGCACCCCCTAAACCACACCCGTGGTACCCTCCCGTGGGGTCTGCCCCTCCCCCCCTGTGGGACACACCCCCTTGCGTGGCACCATCCCGTGGGGTCCGGCCCCTTCTCgtgggacacccccccccaacgTGGGACCCTCCTGTGGGACCTGCCCCCCTCTCGTGGGACACACTCCCCTTCGTGGGACCCCACCCGTGAGATTTGGAGATCTGCCCCCTTCTAGTGGGACCCTCCCGTGGAATCTGCGCCCTTCTCGTGGGACGCCCGCCACCGTGGGCTTTGCCCCCTTCTCGTGGGATCCCCCACATGGGACCCTCCCCGTGGGATTTgcttcccacccaccccgggaCCCGGTCCCCCGTGGGATCTGCCCCCCGGTCTCGTGGGACTCTGTCCCCGTGGGACCCGCTCCTCCGTGGGAtctgccccccgccc
The sequence above is a segment of the Phalacrocorax carbo unplaced genomic scaffold, bPhaCar2.1 SCAFFOLD_32, whole genome shotgun sequence genome. Coding sequences within it:
- the ERCC1 gene encoding DNA excision repair protein ERCC-1, with amino-acid sequence MEAAGAPVPAPAGKRRRFALRQEEPAHSAVPSLFKPSAPPTGDPPGSPPSPPPGPSSYAEYVVQQSAAAGPGPAEPIPASTSAARAHPAPPAGAGGGPAGGAAPGGGGPRDAPPPQPPLPVLKPGAKSSSIVVSPRQRGNPVLKFVRNVPWEFGDVVPDYVLGQSTCALFLSLRYHHLNPSYIHDRLRHLGRSYGLQLLLLQVDVKDPHQALKELAKVCILADCTLLVAWSPEEAGRYLETYKAYEQKPPDLLKERVEQDFLSRMTDCLTSVKSVNKTDALSLLTTFGSLMAVVNASREDLSLCPGIGPQKAKRLFDVLHEPFLKVPK
- the POLR1G gene encoding DNA-directed RNA polymerase I subunit RPA34; this encodes MEGPVQFRCPPEFEVVTPSPPPGLCGAALGGPSTELWLIRAPTDFHPESLEGCRVPLDGCGQLQGDGDGNKRLYRLRGVLGGAGSALLLAPDSPAAPLACAPPLRGCLTITENFGPPPGLPVTIPAPDPPPPARRKKKKKMKEAPEAPEVLTPEKAVPSEGGECGPGPPPGVKVVPGEPEVPKKKKKHKQERAV